The Anastrepha ludens isolate Willacy chromosome 2, idAnaLude1.1, whole genome shotgun sequence genome contains a region encoding:
- the LOC128854866 gene encoding pyrokinin-1 receptor yields MEPTSATTDPYSWDTTTSHASTALFNPSSELYALVNGSTNSLNNSFTAYNYNYDNTQNASIEHFFDLGPTRDSLKIVIPVTVIYSLIFVSGVIGNISTCIVIKKNRSMHTATNYYLFSLAISDFLLLLSGVPQEMYFIWSKYPYVFGEYFCIGRGVLAETSANATVLTITAFTVERYMAICHPFLGQAMSKLSRAIRIIVLIWLVSVLTAIPQAAQFGIIMLNGIEKCTVVRNIIQHSFQLSTFIFFFAPMSIILVLYLLIGLRLHRSNLMGATGEAGGGGFGYISTGVSAVNGRGSGASRGSREGSGSSVVARTSGARKGSGRMGMKGTQNETMLSRYMGGSQLSAVRGRMNHYGTRRVIKMLVAVVICFFLCWAPFHAQRLIAVYGMNVMGGSNEGGGDDSAADDKNHHVVIYTVMTYVSGVLYYLSTCINPLLYNLMSNKFRQAFKSILFRKKSTGSINYRKAQQSQNLRRNPTLTSSTQRELSDSESQSKHSMLQTVLNERRANNQILPKNGK; encoded by the exons ATGGAGCCTACAAGCGCAACTACAGACCCCTACAGCTGGGACACAACCACCTCCCATGCAAGCACAGCGTTATTTAATCCTTCTAGTGAGCTCTATGCACTAGTTAATGGTTCCACAAATTCGCTTAACAATTCCTTCACCGCCTATAACTACAACTATGACAATACACAAAATGCTTCAATTGAGCACTTTTTCGATCTGGGACCAACGCGTGACTCGCTCAAGATCGTCATTCCCGTGACGGTCATTTACAGTTTGATTTTCGTAAGCGGCGTTATTGGCAATATCAGCACCTGTATTGTGATCAAGAAGAATCGGTCCATGCACACCGCCACTAATTACTATCTCTTCAGCCTAGCCATTTCCGACTTTCTGTTGCTGCTATCTGGAGTACCACAAGAGATGTACTTTATCTGGTCAAAATATCCCTATGTATTTGGTGAATACTTCTGCATTGGGCGCGGCGTGCTGGCTGAGACCTCAGCCAACGCGACTGTACTTACCATTACCGCCTTCACCGTCGAGCGTTACATGGCTATCTGCCATCCGTTTCTTGGTCAGGCTATGTCGAAATTGAGTCGTGCCATCCGTATTATTGTACTCATTTGGTTGGTGTCGGTGTTGACGGCCATCCCACAAGCGGCACAATTCGGTATCATTATGCTGAATGGCATCGAGAAGTGCACAGTTGTGCGGAATATTATCCAGCATTCATTCCAGTTATCCactttcattttcttctttGCTCCAATGTCcattattttggttttgtatTTGCTGATCGGCTTGCGTTTGCATCGTTCGAATTTGATGGGCGCCACTGGTGAGGCCGGTGGAGGTGGTTTTGGATACATTAGCACTGGCGTGAGTGCTGTAAATGGTAGAGGAAGTGGTGCTAGTAGAGGTAGCAGGGAAGGCAGCGGCAGTAGTGTTGTAGCGCGCACAAGCGGAGCACGCAAAGGGAGCGGCCGCATGGGCATGAAGGGTACACAAAACGAAACGATGCTCTCTCGTTACATGGGCGGCAGTCAGTTGAGTGCGGTGCGAGGGCGGATGAATCATTATGGAACGCGACGAGTGATCAAGATGCTAG TGGCGGTTGTCATATGTTTCTTCTTGTGTTGGGCGCCGTTCCATGCACAGCGGCTTATCGCCGTTTACGGGATGAATGTGATGGGTGGCAGCAATGAAGGTGGTGGTGATGACTCTGCTGCAGATGATAAGAATCATCATGTGGTAATATACACAGTTATGACCTATGTGTCTGGCGTGCTTTATTACCTGTCGACATGCATCAATCCGCTGCTGTATAATCTCATGAGCAACAAGTTTCGGCAGGCGTTCAAG TCGAttttatttcgtaaaaaatCCACTGGTTCTATCAATTATCGAAAAGCGCAACAATCGCAAAATTTACGTCGTAATCCTACGCTTACTTCGAGTACTCAGCGAGAATTGAGTGATTCAGAGTCGCAATCAAAACATTCTATGCTTCAG ACCGTGTTGAATGAGCGAAGAGCTAACAACCAGATTTTGCCAAAGAATGGTAAATAA